In Methanomicrobium antiquum, one DNA window encodes the following:
- a CDS encoding C-GCAxxG-C-C family protein — MKIPDKKTAKSAAERKEYAISKFPSDYNCAQSVLRAFAGDFGAEEDEIVKIASGFGSGIATGQICGAVTGAVMAIGLYTSEISDRTEKKNKTYGLVRDFLKRFEEKNGSTDCKTLLGYTVTNPEIVKCLPEDMQPKIACRPFVESAVLILSDILDEDKKGNRKVIKNNNLKV; from the coding sequence ATGAAAATTCCGGATAAAAAAACTGCGAAATCTGCCGCTGAAAGAAAGGAGTATGCCATTTCTAAGTTTCCGTCTGATTACAACTGCGCACAGTCGGTGCTTCGTGCATTTGCAGGCGATTTTGGTGCTGAAGAAGATGAAATTGTAAAAATCGCATCAGGGTTTGGAAGCGGCATTGCAACAGGACAGATTTGCGGTGCGGTAACAGGCGCTGTTATGGCAATCGGCCTTTATACCTCAGAAATTTCTGACAGGACTGAGAAAAAGAATAAAACATATGGCCTTGTAAGAGATTTTTTAAAGCGTTTTGAAGAAAAAAACGGTTCAACCGATTGCAAAACACTTCTTGGATATACAGTTACAAATCCTGAAATAGTAAAGTGCCTGCCTGAGGATATGCAACCTAAAATTGCATGCAGACCCTTTGTTGAGAGTGCAGTTTTAATTCTTTCAGACATTCTGGATGAGGATAAGAAAGGTAATAGAAAGGTAATTAAAAATAATAATTTGAAGGTTTAG
- a CDS encoding peptidase domain-containing protein, whose translation MPDIFRSGSSSVSQGQTKWYSTSVPTGKTAFYADLNWGDSSDSLALTVVAPDRTFGPYYDSADGRTDGRIDIKISKSGGISSGTWRSKVYGYSVNGGQSYTYSASAR comes from the coding sequence TTGCCTGATATTTTTAGATCCGGTTCATCATCAGTCTCACAGGGTCAGACAAAATGGTACTCAACGTCAGTTCCTACCGGGAAAACTGCTTTTTATGCAGATTTGAACTGGGGCGATTCATCAGATTCACTTGCTCTTACTGTTGTGGCTCCTGACAGAACATTTGGTCCGTATTATGATTCGGCAGACGGGCGAACAGACGGCCGGATTGATATAAAGATTTCAAAATCCGGCGGGATTTCTTCCGGCACGTGGCGGTCAAAGGTATATGGATACAGTGTAAATGGTGGTCAGAGTTACACATATTCAGCATCTGCGAGATAG
- a CDS encoding ArsR/SmtB family transcription factor, translating to MLKPATVTELAKLLNFLGNEQRLNILKAITHEEKFAREISEEVGISRPLVNIYLKQFEKAGLVTGTNRVGEEPPYLKRYYKAVPFEFVLNLELISKLGDD from the coding sequence ATGCTGAAACCCGCCACAGTAACAGAACTTGCAAAACTACTCAATTTTCTTGGAAATGAACAGCGGCTCAACATACTCAAAGCGATAACGCACGAAGAAAAATTTGCACGGGAGATCTCAGAAGAGGTCGGAATCTCCCGGCCGCTTGTAAACATTTACCTAAAACAGTTCGAAAAGGCAGGGCTTGTAACAGGAACCAATCGTGTAGGAGAAGAGCCACCATATCTTAAACGATATTACAAGGCCGTGCCTTTTGAATTTGTTTTAAATCTCGAACTTATTTCAAAACTTGGAGATGATTAA
- a CDS encoding IS5 family transposase, which translates to MSNFANFAFKDEYARIVSKGDKLGEVEKIIDWECFRPILYPLFLNKTGLGGRPNYDEILMLKLLLLQQWYSLSDPELERQANDRISFRNFLNYPLKIPDHSTIWFFRERLVTAEISDKIWNELQRQIEEKGISITRGVIQDASFITSDPGHAKKDKPRGEEAQTRRSKDGKWSKKGNKSYFGYKIHTLIDKEYLMIRRFTTTPANVHDSKIDLSKKGETVYRDKGYFGVKPKASMDKTMKRATRNNPLKEKDNRRNRAISRTRSLVELPYAVIKRTFHGGHVLQTTAKRVHVKNLFSCLAYNLYRLKGLQQ; encoded by the coding sequence ATGAGTAACTTTGCTAATTTTGCTTTTAAAGATGAATATGCGCGGATTGTCTCAAAAGGAGATAAGTTAGGTGAAGTTGAAAAAATAATTGACTGGGAATGTTTTAGACCAATCCTGTACCCTTTATTCCTGAACAAAACAGGACTTGGTGGAAGGCCCAACTACGACGAAATATTGATGCTCAAATTGCTTCTTTTGCAACAATGGTATAGCCTTTCAGATCCCGAATTGGAAAGACAAGCCAACGATAGAATCTCTTTTCGAAACTTTCTGAACTACCCATTAAAAATTCCAGATCACTCGACAATTTGGTTTTTTAGAGAGAGATTAGTAACAGCTGAGATCTCAGATAAAATCTGGAACGAATTACAGAGACAGATTGAAGAAAAGGGAATATCAATTACTCGCGGAGTTATCCAGGATGCTTCATTTATTACGTCAGATCCAGGTCATGCCAAGAAAGATAAACCACGAGGAGAGGAAGCCCAAACAAGAAGGTCAAAAGATGGAAAATGGAGTAAAAAGGGAAATAAATCATATTTTGGCTATAAAATTCACACTCTGATTGATAAGGAATATCTAATGATTCGTCGATTTACTACAACTCCTGCTAATGTTCATGATAGTAAAATCGATCTTTCAAAAAAGGGTGAGACAGTGTACCGCGATAAGGGATATTTTGGGGTTAAGCCAAAGGCTTCAATGGATAAAACTATGAAAAGGGCAACAAGAAACAACCCATTGAAAGAGAAAGACAATCGGAGAAACAGGGCAATATCCCGAACTAGGTCTTTGGTTGAATTACCTTATGCAGTGATTAAGCGTACTTTCCATGGAGGTCATGTTTTGCAAACAACGGCCAAAAGGGTACATGTCAAGAATTTATTTTCGTGTTTGGCTTACAATTTGTATCGACTAAAAGGATTGCAACAATGA
- a CDS encoding tyrosine--tRNA ligase gives MDSYELATRNTVEIVTEDELKALMQKPEKSVYTGYEPSGEIHLGHLVTINKLMDLRDAGFKIKVLLADLHAFLNQKGDMEKVAELADYNRRCFEAVGLKGKNVEFILGTDVQLNPDYQINVLRLAQQITLNRATRSMDEVGRNMDAPHVSQMVYPIMQMVDIHTLGVDMALGGIDQRKIHMLAREYLPSIGAKAPLCMHTPIINGLNGRKMSSSEGNFISVAETEESIRKKMKKAFCPPETEENPVLQVLKYHVFPRLETITLKRSEKFGGNRELSSYEECEGAYANGEIHPADLKAACTEGLIEVLSPARDYLGL, from the coding sequence ATGGATTCATACGAACTTGCAACAAGAAATACAGTCGAGATCGTAACAGAGGATGAACTAAAGGCTCTCATGCAAAAACCTGAAAAATCAGTATATACAGGATATGAACCTTCAGGAGAGATTCACCTCGGACATCTCGTCACAATAAATAAATTAATGGATCTTCGTGATGCAGGATTTAAAATTAAAGTCTTGCTGGCAGACCTTCACGCATTTTTAAACCAGAAAGGCGATATGGAGAAGGTTGCAGAGCTTGCAGACTACAACCGCCGCTGTTTTGAGGCAGTAGGATTAAAGGGGAAAAACGTAGAGTTTATTTTAGGAACTGACGTTCAGCTAAATCCTGACTACCAGATAAATGTTCTCCGTCTTGCACAGCAGATAACCCTTAACCGTGCAACAAGGAGCATGGACGAGGTCGGGCGAAACATGGACGCACCACATGTATCACAGATGGTATATCCAATCATGCAGATGGTGGACATCCACACCTTAGGTGTTGACATGGCTCTTGGCGGAATCGATCAGAGAAAGATTCACATGCTTGCACGTGAGTATCTCCCCTCAATCGGCGCAAAAGCACCGCTTTGCATGCACACCCCAATCATAAACGGACTTAACGGCAGGAAGATGTCATCATCTGAAGGAAACTTCATCTCAGTTGCAGAAACTGAAGAGAGCATAAGAAAGAAGATGAAAAAGGCATTTTGCCCGCCGGAGACAGAGGAAAATCCGGTTCTTCAGGTTTTAAAATATCATGTATTCCCAAGGCTTGAAACAATAACCCTGAAGCGTTCAGAAAAATTCGGAGGCAACCGCGAACTCTCCTCATATGAAGAGTGCGAAGGTGCATATGCAAATGGCGAAATCCATCCTGCTGACTTAAAAGCTGCGTGCACCGAAGGTCTGATTGAAGTTTTATCGCCGGCAAGGGATTATCTCGGGCTTTAA
- a CDS encoding TolB family protein, producing the protein MIGTLYVSGKLRVLLLSLCILIPATSAIDISGEEKTIFTAEDGAYIYAAIDSGNVLICEIYPEMDDIPGWSKLFLYKTGGSGLEELPVDNPPDSSHLDIYGNIAVWKTKSKERDWIEGQFDIYAYNLDERNAPKIIAEKFNSVNDIAIYEDEIVITGRNSIAESSDYDHGDIFVYNLEDESLTKHELSGLQSTVAISGKNLAFRDNRYGQLTAMVHLMNLETGDTWQIGDEEKGVYSFPDISGDKIVYKFDDDFGSFLKDNPPQKLLMTDISTNETIVITSPDAQVASPKIDGDNIVWSDKRNGIHYSVWIYNINEENEILISDTNGEYGVSVEISGDSVIWKDSVNGRNVLKLIKLDLPEISVTVTETPQNTEDINSETENKKSPTQAANLSSGLTVAAVIFCLCFFAVKKKQVTDKNR; encoded by the coding sequence TTGATTGGTACTTTATACGTAAGTGGCAAACTTAGGGTACTACTATTATCTCTCTGCATCCTTATTCCGGCCACCTCGGCAATAGATATTTCCGGCGAAGAAAAGACAATTTTTACAGCGGAAGATGGAGCCTACATCTATGCTGCGATCGATTCAGGGAACGTTTTAATCTGTGAAATATATCCGGAGATGGATGATATACCGGGCTGGTCTAAATTATTCCTGTACAAAACAGGCGGATCAGGACTCGAAGAACTACCCGTTGACAACCCTCCTGATTCCAGCCACCTGGATATTTACGGAAATATTGCCGTTTGGAAGACAAAATCCAAGGAAAGAGACTGGATTGAAGGACAGTTTGATATATATGCATATAATTTAGATGAAAGAAATGCCCCCAAAATAATAGCAGAGAAATTCAATTCTGTCAACGATATAGCAATATATGAAGATGAAATAGTAATTACAGGAAGGAATTCAATTGCAGAATCTTCCGATTATGATCACGGAGACATATTTGTATATAATCTGGAAGATGAAAGTCTTACCAAACATGAACTGTCGGGTCTTCAGTCAACAGTTGCTATTTCTGGAAAAAATCTTGCTTTTCGCGATAATAGATATGGACAGCTAACAGCCATGGTACATTTAATGAATCTTGAAACAGGAGATACCTGGCAGATTGGTGATGAAGAGAAGGGAGTTTATTCTTTTCCCGATATATCCGGCGATAAAATAGTCTACAAATTCGATGACGATTTCGGGTCCTTTCTTAAAGATAACCCTCCACAAAAGCTACTTATGACAGATATTTCCACGAACGAAACAATCGTTATCACATCACCGGATGCACAAGTTGCAAGCCCGAAGATTGATGGGGACAACATCGTGTGGAGCGATAAGAGAAACGGGATTCACTATTCGGTATGGATTTATAATATCAATGAAGAGAATGAGATTCTTATTTCGGATACCAATGGGGAATATGGGGTTTCGGTTGAGATATCCGGCGATTCTGTTATCTGGAAAGATTCGGTGAACGGACGAAATGTCCTGAAATTGATAAAACTGGATCTACCTGAAATTTCCGTCACTGTAACAGAAACACCACAAAACACCGAAGATATCAATAGCGAGACTGAAAATAAAAAAAGCCCGACACAGGCCGCAAATCTTTCTTCAGGACTTACGGTTGCCGCAGTGATTTTTTGTTTGTGCTTTTTTGCTGTGAAAAAAAAGCAAGTCACAGATAAAAACAGATAG
- a CDS encoding winged helix-turn-helix transcriptional regulator translates to MKRMIKCSLLLVIFVICSCIYCSAAAPFIDDYVVEPVTPDMDTGTPLETVQVDFWDLPPGIILLAFALSLSSFLGLPLELILSIKLCLYFGYHKLSKSEVFSNDARDRIHDCIRENPGIIFCDLVRMTGINRGCISYHLLILKQMHKITALESFGNPGYFENSGMYTEAEKILLKYIRNDKHYRIFRLLMKEPNLNRNSLGKHLGISPSTVSWHIKRLCDENLILNKKTGRTVFYEINPEIYQYLEKYIVLNEDTKSSLTSE, encoded by the coding sequence ATGAAAAGAATGATCAAATGCTCTTTGTTACTGGTCATTTTTGTTATATGTTCTTGTATTTATTGTTCAGCGGCTGCTCCATTTATTGATGATTACGTTGTTGAGCCTGTCACGCCTGATATGGATACCGGCACGCCTCTTGAAACTGTTCAGGTCGATTTCTGGGATCTTCCTCCGGGAATTATCCTGCTTGCATTTGCCCTTTCTTTATCGTCATTTCTTGGTCTCCCTCTTGAATTGATTTTATCTATTAAACTTTGTCTTTATTTTGGATATCACAAACTATCAAAAAGCGAAGTTTTCTCTAATGATGCACGAGACCGGATTCATGACTGTATCAGGGAAAATCCCGGGATTATTTTTTGTGATCTTGTCAGGATGACCGGAATAAACCGTGGATGTATCAGTTATCATCTCTTAATCCTAAAGCAGATGCATAAAATTACTGCTTTGGAATCTTTTGGCAATCCGGGATACTTTGAAAATTCGGGAATGTATACTGAGGCTGAAAAAATTTTATTGAAGTATATCCGAAATGATAAACACTACAGGATTTTCAGGTTACTTATGAAAGAGCCAAATCTGAATCGAAATTCTCTTGGAAAACATCTTGGTATATCTCCATCAACAGTCAGCTGGCACATTAAAAGGCTATGTGATGAAAATTTAATTTTAAATAAAAAAACAGGTAGAACTGTTTTTTATGAGATAAACCCGGAAATCTACCAGTACCTGGAAAAATATATTGTACTAAATGAGGATACAAAATCATCACTGACATCTGAGTAA
- a CDS encoding serine protein kinase RIO, with amino-acid sequence MRDFDLIEKFDREVEKKGVRIKDADQMKVLENVFDDQTLLALYKLVHKGKISVIGGSISTGKEANVFYAEDAEGKSIVIKIYRIQSANFNTMGEYMAGDPRFSSVRKSKKEVIFAWTKKEYSNLIRARDAGIRCPEALFFDRNILLMEFCGEDEKAYPQLRQVKIDNEEGKRLYHAILADINTLFNKANLVHADLSEFNILYDGEEHIIIDMGQAVTPEHPGAVKFLVRDIKNINRYFSRFCDTRDEEEIFKDIVGKHRMEP; translated from the coding sequence TTGAGAGATTTTGATCTGATTGAGAAATTTGACCGCGAGGTCGAGAAAAAAGGCGTGCGGATAAAGGATGCGGACCAGATGAAGGTCCTGGAAAACGTCTTTGATGACCAGACCCTTCTTGCACTTTACAAACTTGTCCACAAAGGAAAAATTTCAGTAATAGGCGGTTCGATTTCGACTGGAAAGGAAGCTAATGTCTTTTATGCCGAGGATGCCGAAGGAAAATCAATAGTAATAAAAATATACAGGATTCAGTCTGCAAATTTCAATACAATGGGTGAATATATGGCAGGTGACCCCAGGTTTTCGTCTGTCAGAAAATCCAAAAAAGAGGTGATTTTTGCCTGGACAAAAAAGGAGTACTCAAACCTGATTCGTGCCCGAGATGCAGGAATAAGGTGTCCTGAGGCACTATTTTTTGACAGAAATATACTTCTTATGGAGTTTTGCGGCGAAGACGAAAAAGCATACCCGCAACTAAGACAGGTAAAAATAGATAATGAAGAGGGAAAAAGGCTTTATCACGCAATTTTAGCAGACATAAATACTCTTTTTAACAAGGCAAACCTTGTTCATGCAGATCTTTCCGAATTCAATATCCTCTACGATGGAGAAGAACACATTATAATAGATATGGGCCAGGCAGTAACACCCGAACATCCGGGTGCAGTTAAGTTCCTTGTAAGGGATATTAAAAATATTAACAGATATTTCAGCCGCTTTTGTGATACACGCGATGAAGAGGAGATTTTTAAGGATATTGTCGGTAAACACAGAATGGAGCCGTGA
- a CDS encoding cation:proton antiporter: MDVETELIMAVFIILACALVVLFIGRHFNLPMIIGYFLTGIIVGPSLLGLVTDEHVSLLAELGVILLMFTIGLEMSLKNLLAMRKKILVTGGLQLVLTTVSVIAIMIHLGFEFNVAILTGFMVAPSSTAIIMNLYQQKGEINSVHGKTSLGILIFQDISVIPMMLLVPIIAGTSSGNITMEILNLIFGMILLCIILVAAIFLVPRLLNKVAEIRSNELFIITIVVICFGIAWLMSLNGVSLALGAFLAGIAISESEYSHEVVGQIMPIRDILTSFFFVSIGMMLSLSFLSDHLLAVILLAIAVIIGKSLINYVSIKAIGVASGAAFLSAAGVSQIGEFSFILGSTGLSTGILTNDFYQILLAVSIITMAITPFIVDFAPKLNSYFSGRRGVFHDSSSVSTTSSADADMENDKIPADEKILHKPNDHVIIAGYGVVGQHVAKALRKMGVDYVIIELNPDTIKSQREKGENVVYGDARHESVLEHSGIDTARAIILTIPDTAAVKAVITTIRRKNPKIGIITRSRFISEIAELYHLGADEVIVDEREAAIQIFRRILANEQVPQQELDQLVRQIRCELYDQYFEKQVLPDINFDTKTGLFGHFSSRLKSADEKLPKRRNSVEQIHVGKNSEVCKKSLGELMLRANYGVSVIAIRRGGAEKDEIAPQKNTVLKEGDTAVVIGDRTSIAGIIPLFMEKEDNS, translated from the coding sequence ATGGATGTGGAAACTGAACTTATAATGGCGGTATTTATAATACTTGCCTGTGCACTTGTTGTCCTTTTTATTGGAAGGCATTTTAATCTTCCAATGATTATCGGATATTTCCTGACCGGGATCATTGTCGGCCCCTCTCTTCTTGGTCTTGTAACAGACGAGCATGTATCTCTTCTCGCAGAACTTGGAGTAATTCTTTTAATGTTTACCATAGGACTTGAAATGTCCTTAAAAAATCTGCTTGCGATGAGAAAGAAAATTCTTGTTACAGGAGGTCTTCAGCTTGTTCTTACAACAGTTTCTGTAATTGCAATAATGATTCATCTCGGATTTGAATTTAATGTCGCAATTTTAACCGGATTTATGGTTGCTCCGTCATCAACCGCCATTATTATGAATCTATACCAGCAGAAAGGGGAGATAAACTCAGTACATGGGAAAACATCGCTTGGCATCCTGATATTTCAGGATATTAGCGTTATTCCAATGATGCTTCTTGTTCCGATTATTGCAGGAACATCATCAGGAAATATCACAATGGAGATTCTAAACCTTATCTTCGGCATGATTCTTCTTTGCATAATCCTTGTTGCTGCAATATTTTTAGTACCCCGCCTTTTGAATAAAGTTGCAGAGATTAGAAGCAACGAACTTTTCATAATAACCATCGTTGTAATATGCTTCGGCATTGCCTGGCTTATGTCATTAAACGGCGTTTCACTTGCACTTGGAGCATTCCTTGCAGGAATTGCAATTTCCGAGTCTGAGTACAGCCATGAGGTTGTCGGGCAGATTATGCCTATTCGTGATATCCTGACAAGTTTTTTCTTCGTATCAATCGGAATGATGCTGAGCCTTTCATTTCTTTCAGACCACCTGCTTGCTGTAATTCTTCTTGCAATAGCTGTTATTATTGGAAAGAGTCTGATAAACTATGTAAGCATAAAAGCAATCGGGGTTGCATCAGGTGCAGCGTTTTTATCAGCGGCAGGAGTTTCACAGATTGGAGAATTTTCATTTATTCTTGGTTCCACCGGTCTTTCAACAGGCATTTTAACTAATGATTTTTACCAGATATTACTTGCTGTATCTATAATAACAATGGCAATAACTCCATTTATTGTCGATTTCGCTCCTAAACTGAATAGTTATTTCTCAGGGAGAAGGGGTGTTTTTCACGACAGTTCATCTGTTTCTACAACATCATCTGCTGATGCAGACATGGAGAATGATAAAATTCCGGCCGATGAAAAAATTCTCCATAAACCAAACGATCATGTCATTATTGCCGGATACGGTGTTGTCGGTCAACACGTTGCAAAAGCCTTAAGAAAAATGGGTGTTGATTACGTTATCATTGAATTAAACCCTGATACAATTAAATCCCAACGGGAAAAAGGTGAGAATGTCGTTTATGGCGATGCCAGACATGAATCCGTACTTGAACATTCCGGAATTGACACTGCAAGGGCAATAATTCTTACAATTCCTGATACTGCGGCTGTAAAGGCAGTTATTACTACAATAAGACGAAAAAACCCTAAAATTGGAATCATCACACGCTCAAGATTCATCTCTGAGATTGCAGAGCTTTACCATCTTGGTGCTGATGAAGTGATTGTTGATGAAAGAGAGGCCGCAATTCAGATTTTCAGAAGAATTCTTGCAAACGAGCAGGTGCCCCAGCAGGAACTTGATCAGTTAGTCAGACAGATAAGATGTGAATTATACGATCAGTACTTCGAAAAACAGGTTCTGCCTGACATAAACTTTGACACAAAGACGGGATTATTCGGACACTTCAGCTCAAGGTTAAAGTCTGCCGATGAAAAGCTCCCTAAAAGAAGAAACTCTGTCGAACAGATTCATGTCGGCAAAAATTCAGAAGTCTGTAAAAAAAGCCTCGGAGAACTTATGCTTCGGGCAAATTACGGAGTTTCAGTTATTGCAATCAGAAGAGGCGGGGCTGAAAAGGATGAGATAGCGCCTCAGAAAAATACAGTATTAAAAGAAGGCGATACAGCAGTGGTGATTGGTGACAGAACATCGATTGCAGGAATTATTCCGCTTTTTATGGAAAAAGAAGATAATTCATAA